A stretch of DNA from Cyprinus carpio isolate SPL01 chromosome A25, ASM1834038v1, whole genome shotgun sequence:
TGGCATGAGTTGATGTTGTATACAATGCCTCCCCATGGGGATGCTACAGCCTATGGCTAAGCATCTACTGTACCTGCTGTATGTTTTTGGTTTGTTGCTATAGCGCCACCGCCACCACGGAGGGCTCCCTCCACAGCCTTGTCAATGCGTTCAAAATCTATGACCTCAGAGCTAGAAGACATAGGTAAGCCCAGTCATGCCAAGCAGAAGCATCTCATCCTGTGTCTGGCGTcacttaatacatttttacaaatacaaaaccaTGTCCTCTGCGAACGGTCcctaataatgtgtttttaacctgtGACACTTTTTGTTGTTATTCTACAGCCACCGTTCAGTATGAAATGAactttgatgttgttttgttttcctgcatGCTGACCTAAAAGTGGATAAAGGTATGATACAattatttacacaattatttttacaaattgtatatataaattctaatGTTGTGCTTCCCCTGGCATGCATGTgactttgttatatatatttaagatggGGATTTGTGATTATATGGACATTGTGTGTCTCAGTTTTTGTGTAGTTCccactaaagaaaacaaaagtactaCTTTCACATTCACTGTTAAGGCATGACACATTTCACCTGAGCGGATCCTTGATTGTGAAGGATTTATTCTGGTGACCACTGCTAAATCTAGGGTTTGATGGGTCATACTGatttaataattactaattaaaCAATGGCACAAAGGGTAAGCagtattaaattcaaattaaattcttgtttaaattgtgtaataagatgtgaattgtctttttttgtcactttgttaTATTGGAAACTAACCTACTTGTCTTGTGTAGTGTTAGAAAGTTAACTGCATGGATTTGTTGTTGCTTTCCGTCTAAAATGGCATTACATTATGCACAGGTCAATGCCATGTGGAGGAATACAGTGTATTCCAAACGTTGGTTCTCCTCGTCGTGTTTTCTGGAAATTATCTCtgaattttaataattgaataaagctgaattgtttttttatgttaaagcCACTTTGAGGAAAAAGAAGGGTGAGTTTTCCCTAAGCACTCTTTAAATTTGTCACCTCAGCTTAGCAACAGTAGTGATTATTTATCTCACACAATTGACCTTTTTTGATATGATTCAGTAAATGTGCAAATAATTTGTATTCTCTCCAATAATCAAAATTTACCAGTTGAGTGGAAGACTGCTTATTGTGAAAACAGACCTTGTGTTTACACTGGAAAATGCTCCATAAGCCTTTAGCTTCACTTATTGACCCCCAAGATTTTCAAAAGTGCAATGTAAGAATATATTATTCAACAACCTGTCCAGTATTATAAAAAGGATACGCTTGAGAAAACAAGAGCCATGAATTTCCTAGGCTGAAATCCTGGCTTTAGATACAAGTCCTTGTTCTTACTGATATAGTAGATCCTGCCTCCATTTCACTCCTCACAGAAAAGATCAAATCCTAAAGCTGGACATTTTAAGATAATTTCTACCTTTAAAAACTATGTTTTAACTATTATCATACGAGGGACCACTCCAGCTTTGAATCACTCTGAAACAAGACGTTGCCATGGAAATAATGCTGCATATGTTTAATATAGAAACATTCCACCTGCAAAATGTAATGCCATATTTTCGGTGTAAAGCTATCGCCACTGTTAGCATTGACCAGGAATATGACGACGTGTGACTGTTGCACAGATATGAAACGACGTCTTTAGACTGCTGAATGGACTCCTTTGTCTTCTTGAAGGAGATATTTTCTGAACCATTGTAAGcattagttttatgtttacataatgtggCTGGCTGCATAGCACTCCTGCTGTGTCCTTAAAACAGCTTTGTACATACTGTTCATTAAAGAGAGTCATTTTAAATCCATATTTAGGTATTACATAGGAGACCGTGATTGATGCATATGCAAAACAGATGCATACTCCTGCAGTCTTAGATTTTCATTAGACTTTCAGTTATGAATATAAACTAGACTCCTGAATGGCCAatttttgcagtgtttgtttctttttaaattcagttttgcctCAGTGGTATAATgggattttatatttaaagccTGAGTGTATATATCCATTTAATGCTGAATGAAGAGGTGTAACTGTGGCCCCCTTTAGTCCTGATATTAACATGTGTTTCCAGATCAGTACTTGACCACATAAATAGCGTCCAAGACGTATTGTGATCAGTTCTCTGAAACCACGTGCTGAGGTGGACAGAGACAAATTCTGAACACTTTCGATAAAGGTGTAAATGATAAGGCACATTTTGTTGtctgcataaaaatgcataattaaggTAGTACTGTACTACAATCATCCAACACAAATACTATGATTGTGCACTCATTTTAGTGAGTTTTAAACtttatgtttctcttttaaaCCATATTAACATCTTTTATTGTGGAAATGTTTCGAAAGTAAGTAAAGTGTATTTGCAGAGAAAAGTATAAAGTATCAATTAAGTCCAGTTAAAGAATATCCAgatatgaaacacattttaatggCAGATGTAAAGGgggttttgtatgtgtgtgtgtaacttacCAGATTCAGTCTTGATGACTTTTATGCTAGGAAAATCAGACTCTGAATTTCCCTTTCCTCCATTTCTGTATAGATgatcagctttcagataatgagGGTCTGAAGAAGAGGATTGTATTTCAAGTCACACTAAGTAATCATCCCATGCATGGGAGCTGTCTAAAAAATGCTAGCATGTTGCGCAGTGGCCGTTGAAAGAAGTGCTAAGATTTCTACAACGGAACTAGGAAGCGCTTGCACGGCTTTGACCTTGACTATTGTCATTGTACCTATTTCTGTCGCCTCTCTTGCTCGGTTTGGATCCTTGCTCTGAGGATCCTGTTAGAGGAAATTAGCAATATTTGATACTGAGCTTATTTTAAATGAAGCTTCCTGGTTTCTAATTTGAGATGCTGTTGTCTTACAGATAAAGTGGATGAGGTCGTGCCCCCCCAGAAACCCATGTGGGACAACTCAAATGCAGATGTGAGGGTGGCAGCTGTCAAACCACGTCCAACTAGCAAGTGTTTTGCCGTCAGCCCTGAAATGAATGTAAGCATGCCTTGTCTAATGTCCTCTAGAGTTTTGGTCTCCCATGGCATTGTTGAGAATTGTATTGTAGCCTAAATGCAATAATCGCTTTTCACAAATCTGGTAAAACCATTGCATGCTATATTGGTATTTGATGCTTAAATTAGAGTGTAGTTATACACAGGCTTGTGAGTATGCTTCACTGCTtgagattatttttatttcttcatctcaatCTCGTTTATGAAATCATTTCAACATATTATGTGAAGCCTAGTTTGAATGGACGCTCTGCTCAAGTGCTGCAGTATTCTAAAGTGCTAAAGTATTCTGCTTGTACTTATTATCATGTCAGCCTTATTCTGTCTTTTGCAGTCTCTCTGCAATAGTCAGGATACAGCAGTAGGCTCTCCACAATCGCCAGGGAGTCCTAGAGGCCCCTTCCTGGGTGTACTAAAAGGAACCATACGACGGCAAACGTCTATAGGTATGggttgtttcattttgttttgttgctgaagtgcatctttacacagttttttttttttttttttttgaattgcacACAAAAGTCTTTCCGCTCTTTGtaaaatgatacaaatatttGGTTTACTTACACTCAGTGGTCAGCCCACTCTTGCTGGAGGCTTTTTCACTGATGTGacgtattttcaaaatgtatcagTTGCTTTGTGGCGTCATATTTATTGTTTCTGGATGGTGATTGCACCCCCAGGCTTGTTGAtttgttgatttttctttcttaattcaTTTACAGGAGTAACTGAAGAAGAGAAGCAGTTCCTTACTCCTCCAATGTTGAAATTTACAAGAAGCCTTTCAATGCCTGACACATCAGAGGATATTCCACCCCCACCAGCCATCTCCCCTCCATCTCCACCTCATAATAATGCTCCTGTCCCAGCTGGTCGAGGATATGGCACCATCAGACCAGGCTTTACTTCACAGAGCCCTAATGCAAACAGCACAGCCCCAGACAGAGGTGAAGGTGCTGGTTGGAGAGATCAGGGCATGTATTATAGAGATAGTCCAGAGCAGTTCGATTCCGAGGGTTACAATCACAGCCCAACGGCCCAACAGAGTCTTCATATGCGCCGTGCCCAAATTCCGGAAAACCCATACTCCGATGTGGGCAAGATGGGTCAAGCTGGACTGTTTGTGCCCAACAAGCCTGCCAGAAGGAAGGGAATGCTTGTCAAGCAGTCCAACGTAGAAGACAGTCCTGAGAAAACCTGCTCCATCCCGATTCCGACCATAATAATCAAAGAGCCCTCCACCAGCAGCAGCGGTAAAAGCAGTCAAGGGAGCAGCATGGAAATTGAGACGACCACACCGGATCACCCAGGACAACTTCGTCCTGAAGATGGCTTAAATTCAGGCAGTCCCTTTGCAGCTGCCATTGCCGGTGCAGTTAGAGACAGGGAGAAAAGGCTTGATGCTCATCGCAACTCCCCATCTTTTAAGTCCACAGATGCAGGTGATGAGGACGTGGTGCCTACCCCAACTCCACGTCTCCGACACTCCAAGTCTATTGATGAGGGCATGTTTAGCAGTGATGAGCGGCTACGTAGGCTCATGGCACCTCCCTCATCACTACTTAGCATCCCTAGAGGTGGTGGCAATGTGACGGATTTCAACAGCCCTGAGCCCACCATGGTAAGGGAACTTTTGAACACCCGTACAGGACACAGCCCGATCAGTCTGCCTGCTCATAAGACCTACAGCTCAGGAAGTGGGAATTATGTTCATCCAGTAACAGGCAAGCCACTAGACCCCAATTCACCATTAGCTTTAGCGTTAGCTGCCAGAGACAGAGCCATGAGGGACCAATCACAGCCTCTTCCACTAAAGAGTGACCCATCCAAACTTGATCTCAATAAACCTCTTTTTATCGACACAAAGCTTAGACCAAATGTGGAGGTTGGCTTCTCAAGTACCGCTACCATGGGCCGTCCCCGTGGGGGCCTGCGGAGGCAAATGACAGAGTCCAAATATGAGACCGAGTCCAAGTATCAGCTCGATCTCGGCAAGCCTGAGAAGAAGCCTGAGGAGAAGAAGAACATGCTGATTGACATCGTGGACACTTCTCAGCAGAAGTCAGCTGGTCTGCTGATGGTACACACCACAGATGGGGCAAAATCGGAGGATAACAGCTTGTCTGAGGGTGACAGGGACGAGGCAGTGAGTCCCGACAACACCCCTGGGGAGCTTCGCGACCCCAACCAGCCAGCTCCCACCAACCCCCCAGCTCCCAAGGCGCTATCAGCTGCTCCACATGGCAAGACCATCATAACTGTTAGCTCAGTGGATGAGCCTGTCAAGCTGCCCTTCGGCATCCCTCCACCACCCTTGGCCTCTGTCGACATCGATGAAGAGTTTGTTTTTGCTGAACCCCTTCCACCCCCACTGGAGTTTGCCAACAGTTTTGACATTCCTGAAGACCAGGCAGGGACTATAGCTGAACTGCTCAAACAGAAAACGAATGGTACAAAAGGACCATCTCTTGCTCCCTACTATCCCCTGTTAGGTGGTGGGAATTCCGAAATCAAAAGACCAACGGTCCTCACAAACTGCACACCTCCCAGCTTCCCTCCAGGGCCGCTAGAGCCCTATGAACAAATCACTGACTCGGGCATTGAGGTAGACAGCCGGAGCAGCGGTGACCCCCAACTGGAGACCACCAGCACCATCTCTACTGTGTCCAGCATCTCAACCTTGTCTTCTGAAGGAGGCGAGACTCTGGACACATGCACTGTCTATGCAGATGGACAAGCCTTTCTGGTGGACAGGTCTCAAATCCTGTCAAAACCAAAACCCAAACCTGCCATCAAAAGCAATGCACTTTACAAGGACGCTTTGCCTGAGGAGAATGTGAGCTCTTTCAGAATGCCCTCCTCTGTCCCACCTCCGCCCCCTGGATCAATTCCACCAGAACCCTTGAAAACACCAACGCAACGAACCTCAAAGCTATGGGGGGACCTTCCAGAGATGAAAGGACCCCATGGCCCTGAAGCCAATTCAGTTCTGCAGCATGGGAACAAGGACAAAGCACCAAAGCCAGGGGAAGCATTAGACTCTCCGACAGGATCCAGGACTCACTTCGGAACGAGGTATGCCCTCTTTCCTTCCTGGATCACAGGCTTACATTTAGGCTCTCAGATTAGTGTTTGTGCTCTGCTGGAGAACGAAAGAGTTGCCTAGCAACCCAATAATGAGAACAGCCTTGAGGATGAGCTGAGCAACGTCAGTGTGATGATGAACACAGACCGTACCACAGAGaggggaggtgtgtgtgtgtgtgtgcacgtgttgTTACAACATGGTTCATTTGTTTCTTAGTTCTCACATCACCCAAACTGCTCCCACAAGACATCCCTATATTCTCTTAAGCAATATCTTAAAGggcttttatatttcattttgactAAAACATTTAAGGTTATAAGGAATTCCAATTTTCAGAAAACCTATTGAGCTGCTATTGTGCCAACATCGGCAGCTTTTTTATGGCTGCATCTTAACTCaaatggaacctcataagtgactgatttggaatgctGTGCATAGTTGCACAAAATTGACTTAAAACTGTTTTTCAATACAGAACAACAGCACAATGCattaataaacatatacattctaaagttttgtgtaaaattgccttttatttttaaagatttttgtcaATACCTTTTACtgttgttttaagtatttttatcaATTCTTTTTAGAATTTAGTATTGTATTAagagtatttttaatcaatatttcacGTGTCATCCCCCGCCTTACATTTTTTTCACTGATGATTCCTACAGAGAAAGCTCATTAGGTTTTGAAGCTTATGTGTCATTTATTTTGGGTTGTGTATACCGATGGCTGCTAAATTGCATGGGCAATGGTTTGCCATCGACATGGAGCCCAAGTCTCATTCATTATTAAATGATGTTGTTATTTACAAACCACAGAACTGACCCTAAAATGCACTTGTAGCCCAGGCAGAGCGCTGTTTAATTTACACTGAGtaaagatgtattttcttttactatgaatagaaatatattttttagtgtgTAAGGTTACCATGTTTCTTATTTAAATCAATGAACTGAGGTCTTTTTAATCTTAAGACCATGGCTGGGAGTgtaaattatgtgttatatattgttattgatgtttgtttggttttttttgtatcAATTAAGAGTTCACAGGAGTccattattggttttatttgctGTACTACATCAGATGCTAATGTAAAAGTTTACTTCAACAAATGTAGGCCAATACACCTTGGGTATAAAGAGAAACCTGGGGCAAGGACATTGCATTGCTAAAGAGCCTCACATTCACAGCCTCCTTAAAGCTAAACCACCTACAGTACACTCATACTTTCAATAGTCTTTGATCTTTACATAAATAGAAACTGTGTACATGACACGTGAGgatgaatctcacaaagaaatgtcAGTCATATCTTAccctaatataataataataaaaataataataatttgcataaagaaaatgatgcTGTCTTTAGgacttttaggattttttttctattgtggcattattttaatgacaattaatcaCAGTCTAATTCAGTTTTCtctttactgtaatacagtaataaaaaatcattctgtTGGGACAAAAAtcagcacaaataaaattaactacTACAAATACTATATTATGGGTGAAACGTAGTTTGAGAGATTGGCCCATAAAGAGCTGTACAGGTATGTCTTACATTTTGATCTCTTTCTAATTCTCTGGTCTCAACTCTCCCAATCTTAAAGCCAGCTTTCCAGAGGAGGTCAAcaactgaattaaattgatttagtCCCACTGGAgttatagaattaaaaaaaaaaaaaaacaggacaacacaaatgtaaactaaaaaatgttttatttatagaagTTATAGAATAAAATTGTTCAGTAATTATgaattatgcagtttttttttcctcaggctt
This window harbors:
- the LOC109052670 gene encoding SH3 and multiple ankyrin repeat domains protein 2-like isoform X1 is translated as MHFSIICFSSEEKCARVLLVRGASKDVKNYRGQTPFQVAIIAGNFELAEIIKNHKDADIVPFREAPGGTGRSKPLQQTAPQHQGRSTLAAPRVLLRSNSDNNLNVNKLPLDRSRSPSPAASPLRSLSPRHPQQMQNSPNGTVKTMARGGRSARSRSPSLGRLGEGDTRRQTPQRHSSPRANRDVYSGMDIPGSKRKLYSAVPGRHYVVVKSYQPQGEGEIALYKNDRVKVLSIGEGGFWEGSARGNVGWFPAECVEEIPSKPNEDRPYARADRSERRKLFRHYTVGSYDSFDASSDCVINEKTVVLQKKDNEGFGFVLRGAKADTPIEEFTPTPAFPALQYLESVDEGGVAWKAGLRTGDFLIEVNQDNVVKVGHKQVVNMIRHGGNHLIIKVVTVSRNLDPDDTARKKAPPPPRRAPSTALSMRSKSMTSELEDIVDKATLRKKKDDQLSDNEGLKKRIVFQVTLNKVDEVVPPQKPMWDNSNADVRVAAVKPRPTSKCFAVSPEMNSLCNSQDTAVGSPQSPGSPRGPFLGVLKGTIRRQTSIGVTEEEKQFLTPPMLKFTRSLSMPDTSEDIPPPPAISPPSPPHNNAPVPAGRGYGTIRPGFTSQSPNANSTAPDRGEGAGWRDQGMYYRDSPEQFDSEGYNHSPTAQQSLHMRRAQIPENPYSDVGKMGQAGLFVPNKPARRKGMLVKQSNVEDSPEKTCSIPIPTIIIKEPSTSSSGKSSQGSSMEIETTTPDHPGQLRPEDGLNSGSPFAAAIAGAVRDREKRLDAHRNSPSFKSTDAGDEDVVPTPTPRLRHSKSIDEGMFSSDERLRRLMAPPSSLLSIPRGGGNVTDFNSPEPTMVRELLNTRTGHSPISLPAHKTYSSGSGNYVHPVTGKPLDPNSPLALALAARDRAMRDQSQPLPLKSDPSKLDLNKPLFIDTKLRPNVEVGFSSTATMGRPRGGLRRQMTESKYETESKYQLDLGKPEKKPEEKKNMLIDIVDTSQQKSAGLLMVHTTDGAKSEDNSLSEGDRDEAVSPDNTPGELRDPNQPAPTNPPAPKALSAAPHGKTIITVSSVDEPVKLPFGIPPPPLASVDIDEEFVFAEPLPPPLEFANSFDIPEDQAGTIAELLKQKTNGTKGPSLAPYYPLLGGGNSEIKRPTVLTNCTPPSFPPGPLEPYEQITDSGIEVDSRSSGDPQLETTSTISTVSSISTLSSEGGETLDTCTVYADGQAFLVDRSQILSKPKPKPAIKSNALYKDALPEENVSSFRMPSSVPPPPPGSIPPEPLKTPTQRTSKLWGDLPEMKGPHGPEANSVLQHGNKDKAPKPGEALDSPTGSRTHFGTRNQDGVSLISGTQQNTTVTFTAQPGPNVPAPSPCRQVESLPPHHHTPSPIMSPPDSGLSCASSLPTSATSPTMTDVFGLPTPPLSLGTGRSRSPSPLTLIQAASNKPFATKPVLMWSKQDVADWLESLNLGEHRDAFMDNDIEGSHLPNLQKEDLIDLGVTRVGHRMNIERALKVLLDR
- the LOC109052670 gene encoding SH3 and multiple ankyrin repeat domains protein 2-like isoform X2, with product MHFSIICFSSEEKCARVLLVRGASKDVKNYRGQTPFQVAIIAGNFELAEIIKNHKDADIVPFREAPGGTGRSKPLQQTAPQHQGRSTLAAPRVLLRSNSDNNLNVNKLPLDRSRSPSPAASPLRSLSPRHPQQMQNSPNGTVKTMARGGRSARSRSPSLGRLGEGDTRRQTPQRHSSPRANRDVYSGMDIPGSKRKLYSAVPGRHYVVVKSYQPQGEGEIALYKNDRVKVLSIGEGGFWEGSARGNVGWFPAECVEEIPSKPNEDRPYARADRSERRKLFRHYTVGSYDSFDASSDCVINEKTVVLQKKDNEGFGFVLRGAKADTPIEEFTPTPAFPALQYLESVDEGGVAWKAGLRTGDFLIEVNQDNVVKVGHKQVVNMIRHGGNHLIIKVVTVSRNLDPDDTARKKAPPPPRRAPSTALSMRSKSMTSELEDIVDKATLRKKKDKVDEVVPPQKPMWDNSNADVRVAAVKPRPTSKCFAVSPEMNSLCNSQDTAVGSPQSPGSPRGPFLGVLKGTIRRQTSIGVTEEEKQFLTPPMLKFTRSLSMPDTSEDIPPPPAISPPSPPHNNAPVPAGRGYGTIRPGFTSQSPNANSTAPDRGEGAGWRDQGMYYRDSPEQFDSEGYNHSPTAQQSLHMRRAQIPENPYSDVGKMGQAGLFVPNKPARRKGMLVKQSNVEDSPEKTCSIPIPTIIIKEPSTSSSGKSSQGSSMEIETTTPDHPGQLRPEDGLNSGSPFAAAIAGAVRDREKRLDAHRNSPSFKSTDAGDEDVVPTPTPRLRHSKSIDEGMFSSDERLRRLMAPPSSLLSIPRGGGNVTDFNSPEPTMVRELLNTRTGHSPISLPAHKTYSSGSGNYVHPVTGKPLDPNSPLALALAARDRAMRDQSQPLPLKSDPSKLDLNKPLFIDTKLRPNVEVGFSSTATMGRPRGGLRRQMTESKYETESKYQLDLGKPEKKPEEKKNMLIDIVDTSQQKSAGLLMVHTTDGAKSEDNSLSEGDRDEAVSPDNTPGELRDPNQPAPTNPPAPKALSAAPHGKTIITVSSVDEPVKLPFGIPPPPLASVDIDEEFVFAEPLPPPLEFANSFDIPEDQAGTIAELLKQKTNGTKGPSLAPYYPLLGGGNSEIKRPTVLTNCTPPSFPPGPLEPYEQITDSGIEVDSRSSGDPQLETTSTISTVSSISTLSSEGGETLDTCTVYADGQAFLVDRSQILSKPKPKPAIKSNALYKDALPEENVSSFRMPSSVPPPPPGSIPPEPLKTPTQRTSKLWGDLPEMKGPHGPEANSVLQHGNKDKAPKPGEALDSPTGSRTHFGTRNQDGVSLISGTQQNTTVTFTAQPGPNVPAPSPCRQVESLPPHHHTPSPIMSPPDSGLSCASSLPTSATSPTMTDVFGLPTPPLSLGTGRSRSPSPLTLIQAASNKPFATKPVLMWSKQDVADWLESLNLGEHRDAFMDNDIEGSHLPNLQKEDLIDLGVTRVGHRMNIERALKVLLDR
- the LOC109052670 gene encoding SH3 and multiple ankyrin repeat domains protein 2-like isoform X8; the protein is MDETSRSRKKVHFGDARADRSERRKLFRHYTVGSYDSFDASSDCVINEKTVVLQKKDNEGFGFVLRGAKADTPIEEFTPTPAFPALQYLESVDEGGVAWKAGLRTGDFLIEVNQDNVVKVGHKQVVNMIRHGGNHLIIKVVTVSRNLDPDDTARKKAPPPPRRAPSTALSMRSKSMTSELEDIVDKATLRKKKDDQLSDNEGLKKRIVFQVTLNKVDEVVPPQKPMWDNSNADVRVAAVKPRPTSKCFAVSPEMNSLCNSQDTAVGSPQSPGSPRGPFLGVLKGTIRRQTSIGVTEEEKQFLTPPMLKFTRSLSMPDTSEDIPPPPAISPPSPPHNNAPVPAGRGYGTIRPGFTSQSPNANSTAPDRGEGAGWRDQGMYYRDSPEQFDSEGYNHSPTAQQSLHMRRAQIPENPYSDVGKMGQAGLFVPNKPARRKGMLVKQSNVEDSPEKTCSIPIPTIIIKEPSTSSSGKSSQGSSMEIETTTPDHPGQLRPEDGLNSGSPFAAAIAGAVRDREKRLDAHRNSPSFKSTDAGDEDVVPTPTPRLRHSKSIDEGMFSSDERLRRLMAPPSSLLSIPRGGGNVTDFNSPEPTMVRELLNTRTGHSPISLPAHKTYSSGSGNYVHPVTGKPLDPNSPLALALAARDRAMRDQSQPLPLKSDPSKLDLNKPLFIDTKLRPNVEVGFSSTATMGRPRGGLRRQMTESKYETESKYQLDLGKPEKKPEEKKNMLIDIVDTSQQKSAGLLMVHTTDGAKSEDNSLSEGDRDEAVSPDNTPGELRDPNQPAPTNPPAPKALSAAPHGKTIITVSSVDEPVKLPFGIPPPPLASVDIDEEFVFAEPLPPPLEFANSFDIPEDQAGTIAELLKQKTNGTKGPSLAPYYPLLGGGNSEIKRPTVLTNCTPPSFPPGPLEPYEQITDSGIEVDSRSSGDPQLETTSTISTVSSISTLSSEGGETLDTCTVYADGQAFLVDRSQILSKPKPKPAIKSNALYKDALPEENVSSFRMPSSVPPPPPGSIPPEPLKTPTQRTSKLWGDLPEMKGPHGPEANSVLQHGNKDKAPKPGEALDSPTGSRTHFGTRNQDGVSLISGTQQNTTVTFTAQPGPNVPAPSPCRQVESLPPHHHTPSPIMSPPDSGLSCASSLPTSATSPTMTDVFGLPTPPLSLGTGRSRSPSPLTLIQAASNKPFATKPVLMWSKQDVADWLESLNLGEHRDAFMDNDIEGSHLPNLQKEDLIDLGVTRVGHRMNIERALKVLLDR
- the LOC109052670 gene encoding SH3 and multiple ankyrin repeat domains protein 2-like isoform X3 → MHFSIICFSSEEKCARVLLVRGASKDVKNYRGQTPFQVAIIAGNFELAEIIKNHKDADIVPFREAPGGTGRSKPLQQTAPQHQGRSTLAAPRVLLRSNSDNNLNVNKLPLDRSRSPSPAASPLRSLSPRHPQQMQNSPNGTVKTMARGGRSARSRSPSLGRLGEGDTRRQTPQRHSSPRANRDVYSGMDIPGSKRKLYSAVPGRHYVVVKSYQPQGEGEIALYKNDRVKVLSIGEGGFWEGSARGNVGWFPAECVEEIPSKPNEDRPYARADRSERRKLFRHYTVGSYDSFDASSDCVINEKTVVLQKKDNEGFGFVLRGAKADTPIEEFTPTPAFPALQYLESVDEGGVAWKAGLRTGDFLIEVNQDNVVKVGHKQVVNMIRHGGNHLIIKVVTVSRNLDPDDTARKKAPPPPRRAPSTALSMRSKSMTSELEDIVDKDKVDEVVPPQKPMWDNSNADVRVAAVKPRPTSKCFAVSPEMNSLCNSQDTAVGSPQSPGSPRGPFLGVLKGTIRRQTSIGVTEEEKQFLTPPMLKFTRSLSMPDTSEDIPPPPAISPPSPPHNNAPVPAGRGYGTIRPGFTSQSPNANSTAPDRGEGAGWRDQGMYYRDSPEQFDSEGYNHSPTAQQSLHMRRAQIPENPYSDVGKMGQAGLFVPNKPARRKGMLVKQSNVEDSPEKTCSIPIPTIIIKEPSTSSSGKSSQGSSMEIETTTPDHPGQLRPEDGLNSGSPFAAAIAGAVRDREKRLDAHRNSPSFKSTDAGDEDVVPTPTPRLRHSKSIDEGMFSSDERLRRLMAPPSSLLSIPRGGGNVTDFNSPEPTMVRELLNTRTGHSPISLPAHKTYSSGSGNYVHPVTGKPLDPNSPLALALAARDRAMRDQSQPLPLKSDPSKLDLNKPLFIDTKLRPNVEVGFSSTATMGRPRGGLRRQMTESKYETESKYQLDLGKPEKKPEEKKNMLIDIVDTSQQKSAGLLMVHTTDGAKSEDNSLSEGDRDEAVSPDNTPGELRDPNQPAPTNPPAPKALSAAPHGKTIITVSSVDEPVKLPFGIPPPPLASVDIDEEFVFAEPLPPPLEFANSFDIPEDQAGTIAELLKQKTNGTKGPSLAPYYPLLGGGNSEIKRPTVLTNCTPPSFPPGPLEPYEQITDSGIEVDSRSSGDPQLETTSTISTVSSISTLSSEGGETLDTCTVYADGQAFLVDRSQILSKPKPKPAIKSNALYKDALPEENVSSFRMPSSVPPPPPGSIPPEPLKTPTQRTSKLWGDLPEMKGPHGPEANSVLQHGNKDKAPKPGEALDSPTGSRTHFGTRNQDGVSLISGTQQNTTVTFTAQPGPNVPAPSPCRQVESLPPHHHTPSPIMSPPDSGLSCASSLPTSATSPTMTDVFGLPTPPLSLGTGRSRSPSPLTLIQAASNKPFATKPVLMWSKQDVADWLESLNLGEHRDAFMDNDIEGSHLPNLQKEDLIDLGVTRVGHRMNIERALKVLLDR